Proteins from a genomic interval of Terriglobales bacterium:
- a CDS encoding malectin domain-containing carbohydrate-binding protein, translating into NTVDGYHLKAGSPAAGSGAVIANNGGRDFFGTALPSGAPDRGAAQGSQVPPPPDFSISATPSSQTINAGSMTTYTVNVTGSNGFTGTVNLGLSGLPSGASDFFTPASVSGTNSSTLTVTTSTATPAGTTTLTITGTSGSLSHSTTVTLTVAGAPAAPSLTGTAGNAQVNLSWTTSSGATSYDVKRSLVTGGPYSLVNSGTVTNFVDTTVTNGTTYFYVVSALNAVGESPNSNEVKLTPTAFSIAINCGGPAISPFVADMDFAGGTTINHANTINLTGVTNPAPMQVYQTARIGNFTYTIPGSTAGSSHTVRLHFAETFWTAAGKRRFNVSINGTQVLTNFDIFATAGAMNKATIQQFTVNANAAGQYVIQFTAVIDKSLVSGIEIQ; encoded by the coding sequence AATACGGTGGATGGTTATCACCTTAAAGCGGGATCGCCCGCTGCGGGTTCTGGCGCGGTAATCGCCAATAATGGTGGCCGCGATTTCTTTGGAACAGCCTTGCCGAGCGGCGCGCCCGACCGTGGTGCGGCTCAGGGAAGCCAAGTACCGCCCCCGCCCGATTTCTCCATCTCGGCAACGCCGTCTTCGCAAACCATAAATGCGGGGAGCATGACCACCTATACGGTGAATGTTACCGGATCGAATGGCTTCACCGGCACCGTAAACTTGGGGTTAAGCGGCTTGCCCAGTGGGGCAAGCGATTTCTTCACTCCTGCCTCGGTGAGTGGCACAAATTCCTCCACGCTAACGGTTACGACTTCGACCGCGACGCCAGCCGGGACGACTACGCTCACCATCACCGGTACAAGTGGAAGTTTGTCGCATTCAACAACTGTCACTCTAACCGTCGCCGGCGCACCGGCGGCGCCAAGTCTGACAGGAACCGCCGGCAATGCGCAAGTGAACCTCTCATGGACAACTTCGTCAGGCGCCACGAGTTATGACGTAAAGCGGAGCCTGGTAACGGGTGGTCCTTACTCGCTGGTTAATTCGGGCACCGTCACGAACTTTGTCGATACTACGGTGACAAATGGGACGACATACTTTTATGTGGTTTCTGCGCTGAACGCAGTTGGTGAAAGTCCCAACTCCAACGAAGTGAAACTGACTCCTACTGCCTTTAGCATCGCGATTAATTGCGGTGGGCCAGCGATAAGTCCGTTCGTTGCCGATATGGACTTCGCGGGCGGCACTACGATCAATCACGCCAACACGATCAATCTGACCGGGGTAACCAATCCGGCGCCTATGCAGGTGTATCAGACGGCGCGGATAGGGAACTTTACCTACACGATTCCGGGGAGTACCGCGGGATCGAGTCATACCGTGCGGCTGCACTTTGCCGAGACCTTCTGGACGGCAGCGGGCAAACGCAGGTTCAATGTGTCGATTAATGGGACGCAGGTGCTTACCAACTTCGACATCTTTGCAACAGCGGGAGCCATGAATAAGGCAACGATCCAGCAGTTCACGGTCAATGCCAATGCGGCCGGGCAATACGTGATTCAGTTCACCGCGGTCATAGATAAGTCACTGGTGAGCGGAATCGAGATCCAATAA
- a CDS encoding malectin domain-containing carbohydrate-binding protein, with amino-acid sequence MNAFQLKRAFRPVLMSLFLALTFFVMLSLRGYLNPPKVVRAQSGPTITDWQQFGGDPTHSGANNSETIINASNVSGLKNVFTFNLAAGTDASVVALTGVSTSSGVRDLVFVNSKLGDFYALDAKTGAVVWTAKAAGGFNNSSPAIDPNRQFVYFPGADGFAHKFNVADGVEVKGGGFPAMVTSCSGTKIPSALGIATDASGVTRLYGSSSGFGACPHGSITAIDLATGTQHVFNAACSNVDGHVGTPGITGCANGGSGVWSRAGEVYDPATNLIYVATAEFGAFSPSTHRWSQTLLAINPDGTTNNGNPVDSNTPTNFASEIAGDIDYGSNNPTIMPDLPGSTVAHVVLMCGKDAQMRLLNANNLNGHNGPGFTGGDLSDTPLPQGGEAFSQIALYTAPDGTHWVIAPSTHGIAGLVYTLNAANQPTLIPKWHLTNGWVTSPVVANGVVFGANEAGQVFALNLTTGAQLWSATTNGRHWSSPVVVNGMLYITDGFGATGGRLLAFGLPSSGGNPPPAPALATPSAGNNQVSLSWSASTGASSYNVKRTLTSGMNYALVASGVTATSFTDTTVTNGTKYFYVVSAQNAAGESANSNEVSATPTGGVTPPTAPTLATPTAGNNQVSLSWSASAGASTYNVKRTLTSGANYAVVASGLTATSFTDTTVTNGTKYFYVVSAQNAAGESPNSNEVSATPASGPVIAINAGGPAVSPFAADMDFVGGTTINHANTINLTGVTNPAPMQVYQTARIGNFTYTIPGGTAGSSHTVRLHFAETFWTAAGKRRFNVSINGTQVLTNFDIFAAAGAMNKATIQQFTVNANAAGQYVIQFTAVTDKSLLSGIEVQ; translated from the coding sequence ATGAATGCCTTCCAACTAAAACGTGCGTTTCGTCCGGTATTGATGAGCCTTTTTTTGGCCTTGACGTTCTTTGTCATGCTTTCTCTTCGTGGGTACTTGAATCCACCCAAGGTTGTAAGGGCCCAATCCGGTCCCACCATTACCGATTGGCAGCAATTCGGCGGCGACCCAACGCATTCGGGCGCCAACAATAGTGAGACCATAATTAATGCAAGCAACGTGAGTGGCCTTAAAAATGTCTTCACGTTTAACCTGGCAGCGGGCACCGATGCATCCGTTGTCGCTCTCACGGGCGTTTCGACATCCAGCGGCGTTAGAGATCTGGTCTTTGTTAATAGCAAGCTAGGAGATTTCTATGCGCTTGATGCGAAGACGGGGGCGGTAGTATGGACGGCAAAAGCGGCGGGAGGTTTCAATAATTCCAGTCCGGCCATCGATCCAAATCGACAGTTTGTCTATTTTCCAGGAGCAGATGGTTTCGCTCATAAATTTAACGTGGCGGATGGCGTCGAAGTCAAGGGTGGCGGTTTTCCGGCGATGGTAACCTCATGCAGCGGAACCAAGATTCCGTCAGCACTGGGAATTGCAACCGACGCGAGTGGTGTTACCAGGCTTTACGGTTCGAGTTCGGGTTTTGGCGCCTGTCCCCACGGAAGCATTACGGCTATCGACCTGGCTACCGGCACACAACATGTGTTCAACGCGGCATGCAGCAACGTCGATGGGCACGTCGGGACGCCCGGCATCACAGGTTGCGCTAACGGGGGTTCAGGAGTGTGGTCACGCGCCGGAGAAGTTTATGATCCCGCCACGAACCTGATTTATGTCGCCACCGCTGAATTTGGCGCTTTCAGTCCATCTACACACCGCTGGTCGCAGACGCTGCTGGCAATCAACCCGGACGGCACCACCAATAACGGTAATCCGGTCGACAGCAATACCCCTACAAATTTTGCGAGTGAAATCGCCGGCGATATTGACTACGGCAGCAACAATCCGACTATAATGCCTGACTTGCCGGGCAGCACTGTCGCCCATGTGGTGTTAATGTGTGGAAAAGACGCCCAGATGCGGTTGCTCAATGCGAATAATTTGAACGGCCACAATGGTCCTGGTTTCACCGGAGGCGATCTCTCGGATACCCCGCTGCCCCAGGGAGGCGAGGCGTTCTCCCAGATTGCGTTGTACACCGCTCCAGACGGCACCCATTGGGTCATTGCCCCAAGTACACATGGCATCGCCGGTCTCGTATATACGCTGAACGCGGCAAATCAACCGACCCTGATACCGAAATGGCATCTCACCAATGGCTGGGTCACTTCTCCCGTTGTAGCCAATGGCGTGGTCTTCGGTGCCAACGAGGCTGGACAGGTTTTCGCCCTGAACCTCACGACAGGAGCGCAGTTGTGGTCTGCAACGACAAACGGACGTCACTGGTCCAGCCCAGTTGTAGTCAATGGCATGCTTTACATCACAGATGGGTTTGGAGCTACAGGCGGCCGGCTATTGGCCTTTGGCTTGCCTTCCAGCGGCGGCAACCCGCCACCAGCGCCGGCGCTGGCAACGCCAAGTGCGGGTAACAACCAGGTAAGTCTCTCCTGGTCGGCCTCGACGGGCGCCAGCAGCTACAACGTAAAACGCACCTTGACCAGCGGCATGAACTATGCGCTTGTAGCATCGGGCGTGACTGCAACCAGCTTCACCGATACGACCGTGACCAATGGCACGAAGTACTTTTATGTGGTCTCGGCACAGAACGCGGCCGGCGAGAGCGCTAACTCGAACGAGGTCTCCGCTACGCCAACGGGTGGGGTAACACCGCCCACGGCGCCGACGCTGGCAACGCCAACTGCGGGCAACAATCAGGTAAGTCTCTCCTGGTCGGCCTCGGCAGGCGCCAGCACCTACAACGTAAAACGCACCTTGACCAGCGGCGCCAACTATGCGGTTGTAGCATCAGGGTTGACTGCCACCAGCTTTACCGATACGACCGTGACCAACGGCACGAAGTACTTTTATGTAGTCTCGGCACAGAACGCGGCTGGCGAAAGCCCTAACTCTAACGAGGTTTCGGCTACTCCAGCGAGTGGACCCGTGATTGCCATCAATGCCGGAGGACCGGCGGTAAGCCCGTTCGCGGCCGATATGGACTTCGTTGGCGGCACGACCATCAATCACGCCAACACGATCAATCTGACCGGGGTAACCAATCCGGCGCCCATGCAGGTGTATCAGACGGCGCGGATTGGGAACTTTACGTACACGATTCCGGGGGGTACCGCCGGATCGAGTCATACCGTGCGCCTGCACTTTGCCGAGACCTTCTGGACGGCAGCGGGCAAGCGCAGGTTCAATGTTTCCATTAACGGAACGCAGGTGCTTACCAACTTCGACATCTTTGCAGCGGCGGGCGCCATGAATAAGGCAACGATCCAGCAGTTCACGGTCAATGCCAATGCGGCCGGGCAGTACGTGATTCAGTTCACCGCGGTCACAGATAAATCCCTGCTGAGCGGAATCGAGGTTCAGTAG
- a CDS encoding carboxypeptidase regulatory-like domain-containing protein — MKIKRQSKQGLHAGMANRGYLQSPVFLQTGKQFRWFALAAFAVIVTALCLAAFVQPAAAQDVFGRISGTVTDTQGAVIPDANITITNEQTKLSRILKTDANGFYVADDLPVGLYTVGATAEHGFKAFKKTGNDLTAGTRLTVDIKLQVGATTDVVEVTATGETVNTVSGELARTVDSLQVRTLALNERNYVQLVSLVPGAALTAFDQTALTTGMSTTASSLNGRRADGNNFTVDGGFNMDSGSNATQLNNVGIDFIEEVSIKTSNFSAEYGRNDGASVNVVTRSGGDRFHGGLFEYLRNNQFDAIPSINKVNIPAGATTKSLESILHYNDFGWNFGGPIVHKKLFFFVGQEWKRIRQLAQTQNLTLPTTAELAGNFTGAGVTLKAPTAAGSLPPGCTITANVLSPQCITPDGAAIAAVFTKMATVASTFSNTDQASNAIFQPNNPQNWREDIARVDYQLNSAHAIFGRYIHDDLNLIDAFGTFVPGNSLPTTPTNRIRPGYSIQASDVWTINPHLINEAKFNVSWNKQRIPPSGTLWERSTYGFQFTPPLGFVGTFPNGIPHITFNGLGGAAATSGPAGIPGPFFSLLAPTVDISPTDNLTWTLGSHTLKFGMMFARNRKDQNSRTDSYDGRIVFATSAATTGVTSTGDPVADALMGNFQSFSQPSADPVGHFRYDNTEGYVNDSWKVARKLSLEIGLRYQYIGATYVQGNNVANFDPALYVPGVTVTGKNANIPGAGSPGLFNTPTGPILLNGLVRPGSVPADQLVRVPGGNSPIVLATTSGGSRGLYAPKNLFAPRFGFSFSPFNDDKTVIRGGFGIFYDKPEGNIIFGQTGVVPFLSSVQYNNSNLSNITGGAGSAPTIFGMSAVDPNFKNAYSMQYSFGIQHELPYGVLGEVSYVGNQGRHEVRQPNINVPSLTLTDANPTMQTNQLRPFVGYTDITQFRSDSNSNYNGLQFFATKRKGNLLASVSYTWSRALGDTSGINDNPEPECAFSCILPNGQAITWRQFDYGPLTFDRQHVLVFTYNYAFPFFRAQQGPLGVALGGWELGGITRFQTGAPLTVTAGNLNVGNLPFTRRADFFPGAPLYSGYTCPSVTKCWFNPGVVKDPITKLTINNTPAFLTSGALDPTLATQIGDAPTGNIIGPGYFNWDVSARKKFNLPHEGMNLMFQLDLFNVFNHSNWGNPGTSASGGLGIITSSAPPRQLQFALKFNF; from the coding sequence ATGAAAATCAAACGACAGTCGAAACAAGGGCTACACGCGGGCATGGCCAATCGCGGGTATTTGCAGAGCCCAGTCTTTTTACAAACGGGGAAACAATTCCGCTGGTTTGCGCTGGCGGCTTTCGCGGTTATAGTAACGGCCTTATGCTTGGCCGCATTTGTACAGCCTGCCGCTGCCCAAGACGTCTTCGGACGTATCTCCGGGACGGTGACGGATACACAGGGTGCCGTTATTCCCGATGCGAACATCACGATTACCAACGAGCAAACCAAGCTCTCACGGATCCTTAAGACCGATGCCAACGGCTTCTATGTCGCCGATGATCTGCCCGTGGGGCTCTATACAGTAGGTGCGACTGCGGAACACGGATTTAAGGCCTTCAAGAAAACGGGCAATGATTTAACTGCAGGCACGCGCCTGACCGTTGACATAAAGCTGCAGGTCGGCGCCACTACCGATGTCGTAGAGGTGACCGCAACAGGTGAGACCGTCAATACGGTCTCCGGTGAGCTCGCGAGGACGGTGGATTCGTTACAGGTGCGGACGCTCGCCTTGAATGAGCGCAACTACGTCCAGTTGGTCTCGCTTGTCCCGGGCGCCGCCCTTACTGCCTTTGACCAAACTGCGCTGACCACCGGAATGTCGACCACCGCCTCCAGCCTCAACGGCCGCCGCGCCGACGGAAACAACTTTACTGTGGATGGCGGCTTCAACATGGATTCGGGCTCCAATGCCACCCAGCTCAACAATGTGGGCATAGATTTTATTGAAGAGGTTTCTATTAAAACCTCCAACTTTTCCGCCGAGTACGGTCGTAATGACGGCGCCTCGGTTAACGTGGTGACCCGCAGCGGAGGCGACCGGTTCCACGGGGGCTTGTTCGAGTATTTGCGGAACAACCAGTTTGACGCCATTCCTTCGATCAACAAAGTCAACATACCTGCGGGCGCGACCACCAAGAGCCTGGAGAGCATTCTGCACTACAACGACTTCGGATGGAACTTTGGCGGGCCCATCGTTCACAAGAAGCTGTTCTTCTTTGTTGGGCAAGAGTGGAAGCGGATTCGTCAGCTGGCACAGACGCAAAACCTCACGCTGCCAACTACGGCCGAACTGGCGGGCAACTTCACGGGTGCAGGAGTGACCCTCAAGGCGCCGACAGCTGCAGGAAGTCTCCCGCCAGGCTGCACCATCACCGCCAATGTGCTGTCGCCGCAATGCATCACGCCCGACGGGGCTGCCATTGCCGCGGTCTTTACAAAGATGGCGACGGTGGCTTCCACATTCAGTAATACGGACCAGGCTTCAAACGCGATTTTTCAGCCCAACAATCCGCAAAACTGGCGGGAAGATATCGCTCGTGTTGACTATCAGCTGAACAGCGCCCACGCCATCTTTGGCCGCTACATTCACGACGACCTTAACCTGATTGATGCGTTTGGAACGTTTGTGCCTGGCAACAGCCTGCCTACCACTCCCACCAACCGCATACGTCCCGGATATTCCATCCAGGCTTCAGACGTATGGACCATCAATCCGCATCTCATCAACGAGGCGAAGTTCAACGTTTCCTGGAATAAACAGCGCATTCCGCCTTCGGGAACCCTGTGGGAGCGGTCAACTTATGGGTTCCAGTTCACCCCGCCGCTCGGGTTCGTGGGAACCTTCCCCAATGGAATTCCTCACATAACCTTTAACGGGCTCGGAGGCGCCGCAGCCACGTCAGGACCTGCCGGGATCCCGGGTCCATTCTTCTCGTTGCTCGCTCCTACCGTTGATATCAGCCCTACCGATAACCTGACTTGGACGCTGGGAAGCCACACTCTGAAGTTCGGGATGATGTTTGCCCGCAATCGTAAGGACCAGAATTCGCGCACGGACTCTTATGACGGCAGAATAGTTTTCGCGACCAGTGCAGCCACAACTGGCGTCACTTCTACGGGTGATCCTGTCGCCGATGCGCTCATGGGAAACTTCCAGAGTTTCTCACAGCCGTCAGCTGACCCGGTCGGCCATTTCCGCTACGACAACACCGAGGGCTATGTCAACGACAGTTGGAAGGTTGCCCGGAAATTGAGCCTGGAAATAGGTCTTCGTTATCAGTACATAGGGGCGACTTACGTTCAAGGCAATAACGTCGCCAACTTTGACCCTGCCCTCTATGTTCCTGGCGTGACCGTGACGGGCAAAAATGCCAACATCCCTGGTGCCGGCAGTCCTGGTCTCTTCAACACGCCAACAGGTCCAATTTTGCTCAACGGGTTAGTGCGCCCGGGGAGTGTGCCTGCAGACCAATTGGTTCGTGTGCCTGGCGGAAACAGCCCTATCGTATTGGCTACTACTAGTGGAGGTTCCCGCGGACTCTATGCTCCAAAAAACCTCTTTGCGCCCCGTTTTGGTTTTTCCTTCTCGCCGTTTAACGATGACAAGACGGTGATTCGCGGGGGTTTCGGTATCTTCTACGATAAGCCCGAGGGCAACATTATCTTCGGGCAAACCGGGGTAGTGCCCTTTCTGTCGTCGGTGCAATACAACAATAGCAATCTGTCGAACATTACCGGCGGCGCTGGGTCGGCTCCGACCATTTTCGGCATGAGTGCGGTCGACCCGAACTTCAAGAACGCCTATTCCATGCAGTACAGCTTTGGTATACAGCATGAGCTTCCGTATGGAGTGCTGGGAGAGGTGAGCTACGTCGGCAACCAGGGACGGCATGAGGTTCGCCAGCCCAATATCAATGTACCATCATTGACTCTGACCGATGCCAATCCAACCATGCAGACCAATCAGTTACGTCCCTTCGTGGGCTATACGGATATCACCCAATTCCGCAGCGACAGCAACTCGAACTACAACGGCCTGCAGTTTTTTGCCACCAAGCGGAAAGGCAACCTCCTGGCCAGCGTCAGCTACACCTGGTCGAGAGCGCTGGGCGATACCAGCGGCATCAATGACAACCCTGAACCGGAATGCGCTTTCTCCTGCATTCTGCCCAACGGACAGGCTATAACCTGGCGGCAATTCGACTACGGGCCGCTGACCTTTGACCGGCAGCACGTCCTGGTATTTACCTACAACTACGCATTCCCGTTCTTCCGGGCCCAGCAAGGTCCTCTCGGGGTTGCTCTTGGAGGTTGGGAGTTAGGCGGCATTACCCGCTTCCAGACCGGCGCACCCTTGACCGTAACGGCCGGCAATCTAAATGTTGGAAACTTGCCCTTCACTCGCCGCGCAGATTTCTTCCCGGGTGCACCGTTATATTCCGGATATACCTGCCCGTCGGTGACCAAGTGCTGGTTCAATCCGGGGGTTGTCAAGGACCCTATCACCAAACTGACGATCAATAACACACCTGCTTTCCTGACATCGGGCGCGTTGGATCCAACCCTCGCCACTCAGATCGGCGATGCCCCGACAGGAAACATCATCGGTCCGGGATACTTCAACTGGGATGTTTCCGCGCGCAAGAAGTTTAACCTGCCCCACGAAGGCATGAATCTGATGTTTCAGTTAGATCTCTTTAACGTCTTCAATCACTCCAATTGGGGCAATCCAGGCACGAGTGCCTCAGGAGGTCTCGGCATCATCACCTCATCTGCACCTCCACGCCAGCTCCAGTTCGCTTTGAAGTTCAACTTCTGA